From Acropora muricata isolate sample 2 chromosome 14, ASM3666990v1, whole genome shotgun sequence, one genomic window encodes:
- the LOC136898128 gene encoding uncharacterized protein, which produces MAGVSNESRFDKNFSEAVAFAFKQCGLAFSPKSEQLDAIYAVVTGKDVFVKAASGFGKSVCFFTIPCVCDYLYRSKIEGFSNPSFSSVVLVISPLKALMGDQSKEILKYGLSGKKLHEGLTEDELVDVGEGKFKILISSPESLSEKKYGLSYYYYAQKLCVWPLMKLTVCCNG; this is translated from the coding sequence ATGGCGGGCGTTTCGAACGAGTCCAGGTTCGACAAAAATTTTTCAGAAGCTGTGGCGTTTGCCTTTAAGCAGTGTGGTCTCGCTTTTTCCCCCAAAAGCGAACAATTGGACGCCATTTACGCTGTCGTGACTGGAAAAGACGTGTTTGTGAAGGCAGCCTCTGGATTTGGAAAATCAGTGTGTTTCTTCACAATTCCTTGTGTGTGCGATTACCTCTACCGGTCTAAAATTGAGGGTTTTTCGAATCCCAGTTTCAGCTCCGTAGTTTTAGTCATCAGCCCGTTGAAAGCCCTTATGGGAGACCAATcgaaggaaattttgaaatatggttTAAGTGGTAAGAAGTTGCACGAGGGGCTTACGGAGGACGAGCTGGTCGATGTTGGCgaaggaaaattcaaaattttgatttcgTCGCCCGAGAGTTTAAGCGAAAAAAAATACGGGCTCAGCTACTACTATTACGCCCAAAAATTGTGTGTGTGGCCATTGATGAAGCTCACTGTGTGCTGCAATGGTTAG